A segment of the Streptomyces pactum genome:
GCGCCACGCCATCGCCGAGCGCGACGAACAGGAGGCGCTCAGCCTGTCCCTCTCGCTGGTCTGGTACTGGCAGATGCGCGACCTGCGGGTGGAGGCCCGGAACTGGTTCAGCGAGGTCATGGCCCTCGGCCCCGACCCGTTCGCCGAGCCGGTGCGCCGCGCCGAGCCGGTGTGGGAGCGGTGCACGGCCGCCCCGCCCCCGATCACCGGCGAAGTACTGGCCGAGGCCCGGCGCGGGGTCCACCTCGCCCACCTCGCCTGCATGGACACCGAGCGGGAGGCCTGGGAGCAGCCGCAGGCCAAGCGGAAACTGCGGGTCATCGCCGAGACCTACGAACCGGGCATGCCCCAGACCTGTTCCCCTCCCGGCCTGCTCTGGTTCTTCGCCGTGATGCTCTCCGGCGACATGGAGCGGCTGCGCGAGATCATGGACGCCGCCGTGCGCACCTGCCGTGCGACACCCGGGTTCGAGTGGTCGCTGGCCGGCAGTCTGCAGATGCGCGCCAACTTCCACGCCAACCGCACCGAGTGGGCGGGCGACGCGGCCCGCGACGCCGACGAGGCACTGGATATCTACCGCCGCCTCGGCGACGCCTGGGGCACCGCCGAGGCGCTCGCCGCCCGCGGCGAGGCCCGTGAGCGCAAGGGCGAGTACCGACTCGCCGCCGCCGACTACCGGCTCGCCGCGGTGCACGCCGAACGGCTCGGCGCGCACGCCCAGGTGGACGTCCTGGAGGCCCGCCTCGGCAGCGTGCTGCTGGAGGCGGGGGACGGCGAGGAGGGCGAGCGCATCCTGACCGCCGTGATCGACCGGACCGAGGGGACCGGGCACAACGGCGCCGTGCCGGCCGCCCGGCTCTTCCTGGCCGGCTGGCTCGGCATGACCGACCGGATCGCCGAGGCGCGTGTGCAGTTGCGGCTGCTGCGCGAGGACTTCGCCGTCTCCCACTTCATCGTCTTCGACGCCTTCATCCTCGCCGCCGAGGCATGGATCGCCACGCTGGAGGACCGGCACGAGGAGTGCCTGGACAAGACCCGCATGGCGCTGGAACGGGCCGAGGACCCGCTGTCCGCCGCCGTCGCCCCGCACATGCGCTCCGGGTACCTGACCATCGCCGCGATGGCGCTGGCCCGCGTGGACGGCGGGCGCCGGGCCGCGGACGCCGCGCGCTGCATCGGCGCCGCCGACGCGCTGCTGCCGCCGGACCACGTCCCGATGGGCCTGGAGCGGGACGCGCGCGCCCGGGCCGCCGGGCGGGTCCGCGAGGTGCTCGGCGCCCAGGCGTACGAGGCCGCGCACGCCGAGGGCGCCGGCCTCACCGCGGAGGAGGCCGTCGCCCTGCTCTGATCCCGGGCCGGGTCAGGTCTTCGTACGGAACTTGTGGATGGCGACCGGCGCCATCACCGCCGTGATCGCCACCGACCAGCCGAGCGTCATCCACAGGTCGTGCGCGACCGGGCCGCCGACCATCAGTCCGCGCGCCGCGTCGGCGAGCGTGGACAGCGGGTTGTAGTCGGTGAAGGCCTGCAGCCAGCCCGGCATCGACTGCGGCGGGGCGAAGATGGACGAGCCGAACTGGAGCGGGAACAGCACCATGAATCCCATCCCCTGCACGGCCTGGGCGTTCTTCAGGATCACGCCCAGGGTGAGGAACACCCACATGATCGACGAGGCGAACACCGCGGACAGGGCGACCGCCGCGAACAGACCGGCCCAGTTCCGGATGTCGAAGCCGACCAGGACGGCGACGACCATCAGCACCGTCGTCGCGAACAGCATCCGCAGCATCTCCACCGAGATCTTCGCGAAGAGCACGGAGCCGCGCCCGATCGGCAGGGACCGGAAGCGGTCCATGACACCGGAGTTGAAGTCCTGGCTGAACCCGGTGCCGACACCCTGGGACAGCGTCATGCTCATCATCGCGATCATGCCGGGGATCACGTACTGCACATAGCCGTCCTGGCCGCCGCCCAGGGCCTGGCCGATCGAACCGCCGAAGACGTACACGAACAGCAGGGTGAAGACGACCGGCATCAGCAGGGCGTCGAACATCGACTCCGGGTCCTGCCGGATCCACAGCAGGTTGCGGCGGACCAGGGCACCGGTGTGCCGGACATGTCCGCGCGGCGAGATCCGGGCGTCGGCACGGGGAGCGGGGGGCACGGTGACCGAAGGGGCGGCGCGAAGCGCCTCAGGCGGGGTGGTGGTGGGAGACGGGCGGGCGCTCATACGGCGTCCTCCTCACGGGCGTCGGCGGGCGCGGAGTCCTGCGGGGCACTGGCGCGGTGGCCGGTGAGGGACAGGAAGACCTCGTCCAGGCTGGGCAGTTCGGTGGTGACGGAGGCGACCGTGATGCCGCGCGCGGTGACCGCGCCGACCACGGCGGTGAGCTGCTCGTCGCTGAGGATCGGCACCAGGACGTCACCGCGCCGCGCGTCCACCGTGGAGTTGGCGAGCCCGGTGATGCCCAGCTCGTCCAGGTAGGCGGCGAGCGGGCGCAGTTGGAGCGGGTCGGCCGGGCGGACGCGCAGGGTGCGGCCGCCGACCTTGGCCTTCAGCTCCTCGATGCCGCCGTTCGCGATGACCTTGCCGCGGTCGACGACGGTCAGCTCGGCGGCGAGCTGCTCGGCCTCCTCCATGTACTGGGTGGTCAGCAGCACGGTGACACCGTCGCCGACCATGCGCTTGACCTCGTCCCACACCTCGTTGCGGGTGCGCGGGTCCAGGCCGGTGGTGGGTTCGTCCAGGTAGAGGACGGCCGGGTGCCCGATCATGGAGGCGGCCAGGTCGAGCCGGCGCCGCATGCCGCCCGAGTAGGTGGCCGCGGGCCGCTTGCCGGCCTCGGTGAGCGAGAACCGCTCGAGCAGTTGGTCGGCCCGGGTACGGGCGTTGCTGCGGGACAGGTCGAGCAGGCGCCCGATCATGTACAGGTTCTCCCAGCCGGGGAGCTTCTCGTCCACGGACGCGTACTGCCCGGTGAGCCCTATCACCCGCCGGAGCTGCCGCGGCTGCCGGACGACGTCGTAGCCGGCGACGTGCGCCTGGCCGGCGTCGGGCGTGACGAGGGTGGACAGGATGCGGACGAGGGTGGTCTTGCCGGCCCCGTTCGGCCCGAGCACGCCCATCACGGTGCCCTCGCGCACATCCAGGTCGACGCCGTCCAGCGCCTTGGTCTCGCCGTAGTGCTTGACCAGCCCCCGTACGGTGACCGCGCTGCCCGCGGCGGTCGGGGGGTTGCCGTCGATTCGCTTCATGCCGACGACGTTGTCAGCCCGCACCGACAAACGACCGACATCCCGCCGACAGCCGTCCGGTACGACCGACATCCCACCGACAGCCGTCCGGGTACGACCGACATCCCGCCGACAGCCGTCCGGTACGACCGACACCCCGCCGACAGCCGTCCGCCGCGACCGGCGTCCCGCCGACGGGGATGTCGGCGCGGGCCGCGGGACGGACCGCCGGGCCGCCGCACATACCACCGGCCCCGCCGACGGGGGAAGATCGGCGGGGCCGGTGTGTGGTGCCGCGATGGCTCAGTGGACGGAGTGCTCCTCCTGCGGGAACGTTCCGCCGACGACGTCCTCGGCGAACGCCTTCGCCGCGTCGCCCATGACGCCGCGCAGGTCGGCGTACTGCTTGACGAACTTCGGCATCCGGCCGCCGGTCAGCCCGAGCATGTCGGTCCACACCAGCACCTGCGCGTCCGTGTCCGGACCCGCGCCGATGCCGACCGTGGGGATGTGCAGGGTCCGCGTCACCTCGGCGGCCAGCTCGGCCGGCACCAGCTCCAGGACGACCGCGAAGGCGCCCGCGTCCTGCACCGCCTTGGCGTCGCGCAGCAACTGCTGGGCCGCCTCCTCGCCCCGGCCCTGCACCCGGTAGCCCATCGAGTTGACGGACTGCGGGGTGAGGCCGATGTGCGCCATCACGGGGATGCCGGACTCCACCAGCAGCTCGATCTGCCGGTGCGAGCGCTCGCCGCCCTCCAGCTTGACCGCCCCGACCCCGGCCTCCTTGACCAGCCGGGTCGCCGAGCGCAGCGCCTGGACCGGGCCCTCCTGGTAGGAACCGAAGGGCAGGTCGGCCACGATCAGGGCGCGGCCGGTGCCCCGTACGACGGCGGCCGAGAGCATGGTCATCTGGTCCAGCGTGACGGGCACGGTGGTCTCGTAGCCGAGGTGGCAGTTGCCCGCGGAGTCGCCGACGAGCATGACCGGGATGCCGGCCTCGTCGAAGACGGACGCGGTCATGGCGTCGTAGGCGGTGAGCATGGGCCATTTCTCACCGCGCTCCTTGGCGGCGGTGATGTCCCGGACGGTGATGCGACGGTTGCTCTTGCCCCCGTACAGCGCCCTGTTCCCGTCGGCGGGCTTGCCCTGCGGCGTCGGGGCAGCCGAAAGCTGCGTCATGGCAACGGCTCCTTCATGTCATCTCGAGGCACCCTCACGGTGTCCCCGGATCCCTCCCATGGTGGCACCTCGTGCCTCCGGACGGCTAGGGGACCTGCGACACGGCCGCGTCCCGGGGCGGGGAAGAGGGGGCGAATGTGATCGTTGTGTCACAGAGCGGCCCGTGTCGACCCCGTTCGGAACTCCGGACGCCGGCTCCCACGTCCTTGTGCCAGTACGGCCGTCACGGGACGGCGGGATCGGAACCGATCATCCCCTAGGGTGCTGAGTCACGGGGGGCGACGGTGTTGCACGGCGGGTAGTGAGGCGACGGTATGGCGCAGCAGGCGTACATGACGGAGACGGACAACGGCGGCTCGGGGCCCGAGCGCCGAGAGCCCCGGCTTCGGCGCCTGCTCGCCCGGGTGGTCACCGGCTGGCGCGGCGACCCGCGGATCTGGCGCCGGGGCCTGGTCACCGCCGCGGTGGCCGTGGTCCTGGCCGTCGTCATGGCGGGTCACTCGCGCATCCCGAACGCCATCGGCAACCTCGGCAGCCTCACGGAGACGTTCCTGCCGTGGTTCGGCCTGCTGGTCCCGGTACTCCTGGTGATCGCCCTCGCCCGCAAGTCGGCGACGGCGCTGATCGCGCTCCTGCTGCCGGTGTCCGTGTGGTTCAACCTCTTCGGCGGCCTGCTCTTCGACAAGACCGGCACCGGCGGCGACCTCACGGTGGCCACGCACAACGTCAACGCCGACAACGCCGACCCGGCCGGCACCGCCCGCGCCGTGGCCGCCGCCGGCGCGGACGTGCTGGCCCTGGAGGAGCTGAAGGCGTCCGCCGTACCGACGTACGAGAAGGCGCTGGAGTCGAAGTACCGCCACCACGCGGTCGTCGGCACCGTCGGGCTGTGGAGCAAGTACCCGATGAGCGACGTGCAGGCCGTCGACATCCGGCTGGGCTGGAAGCGGGCGATGCGCGCCACGGTCGCCACCCCCTCCGGGCCGGTCGCGGTGTACGTCGCCCACCTGCCCTCCGTACGGGTCAAGCTGGAGGCGGGGTTCACCGCGCGGCAGCGGGACAAGAGCGCCGAGGCCCTCGGCGAGGTCATCGCCGACGAGAAGCTGCCCCGCAAGATCCTGCTCGGCGACCTCAACGGCACCATGAACGACCGCGCGCTCACCGCGATCACCTCCCAGATGCGCTCCCCGCAGGGCGCCGTGGGCGACGGCTTCGGGTTTAGCTGGCCGGCGTCCTTCCCGATGGCCCGCATCGACCAGATCCTGGTCAGCGGCGTCGAACCGACGACCAGTTGGACGCTCCCGGCGACCGGCAGCGACCACCTTCCGATCGCCGCGCGTGTGAAGGTCGACACAACCGCCTCCTGAGATTCGTCGGCGGAATACTCGCCCTGAGAGGCTTTGTTCCGTACGGGAACATAGGCGTTCCGGAAGTACGGGCGCCGGAAGTACAGACGTACGTCCCGTACGCACCTCCCGCTCTCGAAAGGCGAGACCCTTCATGCCCCTGGCCCTGCTCGCCCTTGCCGTGGGCGCCTTCGGCATCGGTACGACCGAGTTCGTGATGATGGGCCTGCTGCCCGAGGTCGCGGACGACCTGCACATCTCGATCCCCGCCGCCGGCCACCTGGTCTCGGCCTACGCGCTGGGCGTGGTCATCGGCGCCCCGCTGCTCGCGGCGGCGACCGCGCGGATGTCCCGTCGCACGGTCCTCGTCGCCCTGATGGCACTGTTCGTGCTCGGCAACGCCCTGTCGGCGGTGGCCCCCGGCGAGGTCTCCCTGCTCGCCGCCCGCTTCGTCAGCGGCCTGCCGCACGGCGCCTTCTTCGGCGTCGGCGCCGTGGTCGCCACCGGCATGGTGGCGCCGGAACGCAGGGCGCGCTCCGTCTCCCTGATGTTCCTCGGCCTGACCGTCGCCAACATCGTCGGCGTGCCCGCGGCCACGGCCATGGGCCAGCAGTTCGGCTGGCGGGCGACGTTCCTCGGCGTGAGCGCGATCGGCGTCGCGGCGATAGCGGCGCTGGTCGCGCTGATCCCGCGCGATGACGCCCCGGCCCCCGCCACGGGCCTGCGCGGCGAGCTGGCCGCCCTGCGTTCCCTGCCCGTCTGGCTGGCGCTCGGCACGACGGTCGCGGGCTTCGGGGCGCTCTTCGCCGCCTACAGCTACATCACGCCGATGCTCACGGACGCCGCCGGCTTCGCCGAGGCCGGCGTGACGCTGCTGCTCGCGCTCTTCGGCGTCGGCGCCACCGCGGGCAACCTGCTGGGCGGGCGGCTGGCCGACCACTCCCTGCGCGGCACCCTCTTCGGCGGCCTCGCCTCGCTGGTCGCGGTCCTCGCCCTCTTCCCGCTCCTGATGCGCACGGAGGTCAGCGCGGCCGTCGCGGTGGCCCTCCTGGGCATGGCCGCCTTCGTCACCGGCTCCCCGCTCCAGCTCATGGTCATGGAGAAGGCCTCGGCGGCCCCCTCCCTCGCCTCCTCCGCCAACCAGGCCGCCTTCAACCTCGCCAACGCCGGCGGCGCCTGGATCGGCGGCCTCGCCCTCGCGGCGGGCTTCGGCGCCACGTCCCCGGCGACGGCGGGCGCGGGGCTGGCGGTGCTCGGCCTGGCGGTCGCGGGCGCGGCGTACGCCGTGGACCGGCGGCGGGGCGCCGTCGCTGTGGCGGGCGGGCGCGAGCGTGTGGTCGCGACGTATGTGCCGGAGGGGGCGGAGGCGGTACGGCGGTGACGGGCCGGGCAGCCGAGGCCTCGCTCCGTTCCCTTCAGCACCGGTCCTTCAGCACCTCGTAGAAGTCGTCGGCGAACTCCTCGTTCGTCCGGTCCGACCGATGCGCGGGGACGTTGATCGGCTGCTGCGGATCGTGTGCGTCGTACGCGGCGCAGTACCCCCGGCGTTCCGCCGCGCCGCTCTCGTACCAGGCGGCTTCCGCCGGGGACCGGGTCGGGTTGCCGGTCCCCGGCTCCTCCAGTGTGCATCCGGCGAGTAGAGCGGCCGACGACAGCGCTGCGACGGCGACCGGTGCGCGTTTCATACGTTCTCCGTAAGTTGTTGGGCGGCCCGGGAGGGCCGGGCCACTGTAGTGGAGCGGGGATCCGGAGACGTCGCCCCCTCCGGCGCCCACCGTCGCGTCGTACCCGGCACCGCGGCGCCCTGCTGTGGACCCACGCCGAGCCGGCCATGACCTCGCGGCTGGCCCATCACTCGTTGGCGTGCGCGGAGTCCCGTTTCCCGTCCACGGGCACAGGGCGCCCTCTACCGTGTGGCCCCTCGCGATACGACGCGTACGGCGAAGGGATGCGGATGTCGTTGAACGGCGGGACGGAAGAGCCGGGTTGGGAGGTCGACCCGGACGACGAGTGGGGTGTGGCCGTCCTCACCACCGTGGGGAGGCAGTTGAAGCTGCGGCGCGAGACGGTGGGGATGCGGGCGGCCGAGTTCGGTACGGCGGTGGGCTACGGGGAGGACCTGGTCTACAAGGTCGAGGGCGGGAAGCGGATTCCGCGGCGGGAGTACCTGGAGCGGGCCGACGAGGTGCTGGGGGCGGGTGGGCTGCTGACGGCGATGTGGGAGGACGTCGCGAGGGTCCGGTACCCGAAGCGCGTCCGGGAACTGGCGAAGCTGGAGGCCGGTGCGGTCGAGATCGGGTTGTAAGCACCCACAACGTCCACGGTCTGCTGCAGACCGAGGCTCACATGCGCGCGTTGTTCGATGCGTGGCTGCCCGCCTACACGGAGGAGGAGACCGAACGCATGGTTGCCGCGCGGCTGGCCCGCCGCTCGGTCTTCGAGCGGTCGCCGGCACCGACCCTCAGTTTCGTCCAGGAGGAAGCGACGCTCCGCCGACCGGTCGGGGGCAGAATGGTGTGGCGCAGGCAGCTCGAACGTCTGTTGGAGCTGGGGGAGTTGCGGCACGTGTCGATTCAGGTGATGCCGACCGACTGTGAGGAGCACGTCGGAACGGGCGGGCTGGTCGAGGTGCTCAAGTTCCCCGACGGCACAGCGGTGGGGCGTTCCGAGGGGGCGTTCGCCGGGCGGCCGGTGACCGATCCGAAGCAGCTCAGAATCCTTGAACTGCGCTATGGCATGATCCGGGCCCAGGCTCTCACGCCCCGAGAGTCGCGGGCCGTCATCGAGCAGATGCTTGGAGAGTCATGATCCGCATCCCCGCAACCCCGGACGCTCCCGCCCTGGCGTGGTTCAGGAGCAGCTACAGCAGCAGCGGAGACGGCAACGACTGCGTCGAGGTCGCGATAACCCCCGCCATCGTCCGCGTCCGCGACTCCAAGCGTCCCCGGCGCGCCCGCCTCGCCGTCACGCGGGCGGCGTGGTCGGCGTTCGTGGCCGACGCCCGGCACGGGTGAGCCCCGGACGCGACGGTCCGGGGCTCGGGCACGTTACGGTCGCGCGCCTCAGACCATGGTCGTGTGCGCGTGGCCCTGCGCCGCGGTGCCGCCGAGGGTCGCCGAGGCGCCCAGACCGGCGGTGACGGAGAGCGGGCCGGCCTCCGTGTGGAGGCCGCCACCGACGGCGCTGCCGGCGGTCACGACGGCCGTACCGGCGTCGACGCCGATGTTGCCGCCGGACACCTGGTCCAGGTCCGCGTCGGAGATTTCAGCCGTTTCGACCTGGGGGACGAGGTTCATGACAGGTCTTTCCTTTCGTGCGAACGAAATGGGAGCGGTGAGACACGCACACGGATCCGGAGTTGGGGGGGTCCGGAACCGATCACCGGCGTGCCGCGCACCGATCAAAGCACGCTGGTGAACGGCCGACCATCCGCGCGCTGTCGGAGGTCGGCTCCCGGCGTCCGCACGTCCATCAGTGTGCGAATGCGGTCAGGGAAAAAGCCCGCGTCTTCACGCTACCCACCAGTAAGGGAGTCCTCCCGGGGCCGCCACGCGCGCGGTCGGCCCGGTCTGCCTCCACTCCGCCCTCTCCGTGCGACCGTGCGATGAACAGTGTGCGGGTCCGAGGGATTTTCGGGGCCGGTTCCCGGCCGGATCCCGGCTCAGGGGGAGTAACACGCGAGGGGGCCGGCAGTCGGTCGACCGCCGGCCCCCTCGGCCACGACGGCGGGACGCGCCCGCCGGCCGTCTTCACAGCACCGGCAGCGACTTCCGCAGCTCGAACGCCGTCACCTGGGAGCGGTACTCCTCCCACTCCTGGCGCTTGTTGCGCAGGAAGAAGTCGAAGACGTGCTCGCCGAGGGTCTCGGCGACCAGGTCGCTGCGTTCCATCAGGGCGAGGGCCTCGCCGAGGTTCTGGGGGAGGGGCTCGATGCCCAGCGCGCGGCGTTCCGAGTCGGACAGGGCCCAGACGTCGTCCTCGGCGCCCGGCGGGAGTTCGTAACCCTCCTCGATGCCCTTGAGGCCGGCGGCCAGGAGGACGGCGTAGGTCAGGTACGGGTTGGCGCCGGAGTCGATGGAGCGGACCTCGACGCGGGCCGAGCCGGTCTTGCCGGGCTTGTACATGGGGACGCGGACCAGGGCCGAGCGGTTGTTGTGGCCCCAGCAGATGTAGGACGGGGCCTCGCCGCCGGCGCCGGCGGTGCGCTCGCTGCCGCCCCAGATGCGCTTGTAGCTGTTCACCCACTGGTTGGTGACCGCCGAGATCTCCGCCGCGTGCCGCAGCAGGCCCGCGATGAAGGAGCGGCCGACCTTGGAGAGCTGGTACTCGGCGCCGGACTCGTAGAAGGCGTTGCGGTCGCCCTCGAAGAGGGACAGGTGCGAGTGCATGCCCGAGCCGGGGTACTCCGAGAAGGGCTTCGGCATGAAGGTGGCCTGGAGGCCCTGCTCCAGTGCGACCTGCTTCATGACCAGGCGGAACGTCATGATGTTGTCGGCCGTGGAGAGCGCGTCCGCGTAGCGCAGGTCGATCTCCTGCTGGCCCGGGGCGCCCTCGTGGTGGGAGAACTCCACCGAGATGCCCATCGACTCCAGCATCGTGATGGCCTGGCGGCGGAAGTCCATGCCGATGTTCTGCGGGGTGTGGTCGAAGTAGCCGGAGTTGTCGGCGGGGGTGGGGACCGTGCCGTCGACGGGCTTGTCCTTCAGCAGGAAGAACTCGATCTCCGGGTGGGTGTAGAAGGTGAAGCCGAGGTCCGAGGTGCGGGCCAGGGCGCGCTTGAGGACGTAGCGCGGGTCGGCGAAGGACGGGGAGCCGTCCGGCATCAGGATGTCGCAGAACATGCGGGCCGTACCGGGGGCCTCCGCGCGCCAGGGCAGGACCTGGAAGGTCGACGGGTCCGGCTTGGCGATCATGTCCGACTCGTAGACCCGGGCGAAGCCCTCGATCGCGGAGCCGTCGAAACCGATGCCCTCGTCGAAGGCCTGCTCCAGCTCGGCCGGGGCCACGGCGACGGACTTGAGGAAGCCCAGTACGTCCGTGAACCACAGGCGTACGAACCGGATGTCGCGCTCCTCCAGCGTCCGGATCACGAACTCCTGCTGCTTGTCCATCTTCCGCTTCCCCATCCTTGCTGGTCAGGCCGTCTGTCTCCGGTACGGCGGGAGGCGGCCCCGCACCCGACATCACACCACGGCACGGTTTCGTACGCGTTGCGGACCTCGATCGGCCCTCCGGCCCTCCCCGCAGCGTAGAGGCCACCTGTTCGATCGGGCCATTCCTGGGGTCCCGCGGCGACAGATCCTGTGATCACCCTACGAATCAGCCCTCCTCCGCCATTACGATCAGCGGACTTCACCGCCCCCCTTTCCCAGAAGGGCACACCCCATGGGTTCCGCCAAGAAGAGCAGCAACACGGCGCGACAGGCACGCATAGCCGAGATGCGGCGCGCCGAGGAGGCCCGCGACCGCCGGAACCGGATCCTCACCATCGCGGTCAGCGCCGTGGTCGTCGCCGGTCTGGCCGTCGGCGGGGTGGTCCTCGTCCGGTCGCAGTCCGACGACTCCTCCGGCGACACCGCCTCCGACGGCAAGACCTCCGGCAAGTTCGTCGCCGGGAAGGACGGGGTGCGGAAGTGGGAGGGGACACTGTCCCGCAACCACGTCACCGAAGAGGTGTCCTACCCGGTCGACCCGCCGGTCGGCGGCGACCACGACCAGGTCTGGATGAACTGCGACGGCGACGTCTACACCAAGCCGCTGAAGAACAGGAACGCCGTGCACTCGCTGGAGCACGGCGCCGTCTGGGTGACGTACTCCGGCAAGGCCCCCGAGGCCGACGTGGAGAAGCTGGCGGAGAAGGTGAGGAAGACGCCGTACACGCTGATGAGCCCGGACGACGAGCAGAAGGACCCGATCATGCTCACCGCCTGGGGGCACCAGCGCACGGTGACCGGCGCCGACGACCCGAACGTGGACAAGTTCTTCGAGAAGTTCGTGCAGGGCGAGCAGACCCCCGAGCCGGGGGCCGCCTGCACCAACGGACTGTCGCAGTGACACCGAGGCGGGCCGGCTGGATCGCGGGGGCCGCCGCCGCGGCCCTCGTCGCCGCCGGCGCCATCACCTACGCCGGCGCCGGGGACGACGGCGCGGGCCGCGTCCCGACCGCCGACTCCGCGGACGCCGGTTTCGCGCGGGACATGTCGGTGCACCACCAGCAGGCCGTGGAGATGTCGTACCTCGTGCGCGACCGCACGAAGGACGAGGAAGTGCGAAGGCTCGCGTACGACATCGCGCAGACCCAGGCCAACCAGCGCGGCATGATGATCGGCTGGCTCGACCTGTGGGGGCTGCCGAAGGTGTCGTCCGACCCGCCGATGACCTGGATGGGGATGGGCGACACGCCCTCCGCGGGTGAGGGCTCGCTGATGCCGGGGATGGCCACCGACGCCGAGATGGAGCAACTGGCCACGCTCGACGGGAAGCGGGCGGAGGTCTACTACCTCCAGCTCATGACCGAGCACCACCGGGGCGGTGTCCACATGGCCCAGGGGTGCGCGGACAAGTGCGCGGTCGGCGTGGAGAAGCGGCTGGCCCAGGGGATGGTGGAGTCGCAGGAGTCGGAGATCCGGCTGATGACGGACCTGCTGAAGGAGCGGGGCGCGAAGCCGCGGACGTGAGCCGGGCAGCGGTGCGGGGCCCCGCACGCCCCCCATCGTGTCGTTCTGACGATTACACTGCCCGCGTGCCTCAACTACGACTCGCCCTGAACCAGATCGACTCGTGCGTCGGCGACATCGCCTCGAACGCGGAGTCCGTCGTCCGCTGGACCCGGTACTCGGCCGAGCGGGGAGCGCACCTGGTGGCGTTCCCCGAGATGGTGCTGACCGGGTACCCCGTCGAGGACCTGGCCCTGAGGCCGTCCTTCGTGGAGGCGTCCCGCGCGGCCCTGCGCTCGCTCGCGGCGCGCCTGGCGGAGGAGGGCTTCGGCACGCTGCCGGTGGTCGTCGGCTACCTCGACCGCTCCGCGACCGCCCAGCCCAGGTACGGCCAGCCGGCCGGTGCCCCGCAGAACGCGGCGGCCGTGCTGTACGGCGGCGAGGTGGCGCTGAGCTTCGCCAAGCACCACCTGCCCAACTACGGCGTCTTCGACGAGTTCCGCTACTTCGTACCCGGCGACACCCTGCCGGTGGTGCGGGTGCGCGGCGTGGACGTGGCGCTGGCCATCTGCGAGGACCTGTGGCAGGACGGCGGCCGGGTGCCGGCCGCGCGCGCGGCACGGGCCGGGCTGCTGCTCTCCGTCAACGCCTCGCCGTACGAGCGCGACAAGGACGACACCCGGCTGGAGCTGGTGCGGGGACGCGCCCGGGAGGCCGGCTGCACGACCGCCTACCTCGCGATGACCGGAGGGCAGGACGAGCTGGTCTTCGACGGCGACTCGATCGTGGTC
Coding sequences within it:
- a CDS encoding DUF3105 domain-containing protein, with the translated sequence MGSAKKSSNTARQARIAEMRRAEEARDRRNRILTIAVSAVVVAGLAVGGVVLVRSQSDDSSGDTASDGKTSGKFVAGKDGVRKWEGTLSRNHVTEEVSYPVDPPVGGDHDQVWMNCDGDVYTKPLKNRNAVHSLEHGAVWVTYSGKAPEADVEKLAEKVRKTPYTLMSPDDEQKDPIMLTAWGHQRTVTGADDPNVDKFFEKFVQGEQTPEPGAACTNGLSQ
- a CDS encoding DUF305 domain-containing protein; translated protein: MTPRRAGWIAGAAAAALVAAGAITYAGAGDDGAGRVPTADSADAGFARDMSVHHQQAVEMSYLVRDRTKDEEVRRLAYDIAQTQANQRGMMIGWLDLWGLPKVSSDPPMTWMGMGDTPSAGEGSLMPGMATDAEMEQLATLDGKRAEVYYLQLMTEHHRGGVHMAQGCADKCAVGVEKRLAQGMVESQESEIRLMTDLLKERGAKPRT